In Urechidicola croceus, a single window of DNA contains:
- a CDS encoding gliding motility lipoprotein GldH — MRNTIVLVLFFIGLVSCDSNRIFDEYQSVENNVWEKENIAEFKVEVKDTISKKNLFINIRNNKEYEFSNLFLIAKMSFPNGSAIVDTLEYEMTDKTGNFLGTGFTDIKENKLFYKENVRFNQKGQYTLNVEQAMRKNGNIQGLDSLKGITDIGFRIENIIE, encoded by the coding sequence ATGCGTAATACAATCGTTTTAGTGTTGTTTTTTATTGGGTTAGTTTCATGCGATTCTAATCGAATATTCGATGAGTATCAATCGGTAGAGAATAATGTTTGGGAAAAAGAAAATATTGCTGAGTTTAAAGTAGAAGTAAAGGACACTATTTCTAAAAAAAATTTATTTATAAATATTAGAAATAATAAAGAATATGAGTTTAGTAACTTATTTTTAATTGCAAAAATGAGTTTTCCAAATGGTTCAGCAATTGTAGATACTCTAGAATATGAAATGACTGATAAGACTGGAAATTTTCTAGGAACTGGTTTCACTGACATCAAAGAAAATAAATTGTTTTATAAAGAAAATGTACGCTTTAACCAAAAAGGTCAATACACTTTAAATGTTGAACAGGCGATGCGAAAAAACGGCAATATTCAAGGCTTGGATTCGTTAAAGGGTATCACAGATATTGGTTTTAGAATTGAAAATATAATTGAATAA
- a CDS encoding aspartate-semialdehyde dehydrogenase produces the protein MRVAVVGVTGMVGSVMLKVLKERNFKITELIPVASERSVGKQVEYDGKEYSVVGLQTAVEMAPDIAIFSAGGDTSLEWAPKFAEVGTTVIDNSSAWRMDPTKKLIVPEINASELTKEDKIIANPNCSTIQLVMALNPLHKKYQMKRVVISTYQSVSGTGVKAVQQMENEMQGISGDMAYHYPIHRNAIPHCDVFLENGYTKEEMKLVREPQKILNDKTVAYTATAVRIPTAGGHSEAVNVEFEKEFDVSDIRRILSETDGVTVQDNLDTNTYPMPMYAHDKDDVFVGRIRRDLSQPNSLNMWIVADNLRKGAATNAVQIAEYLVANKLV, from the coding sequence ATGAGAGTCGCTGTAGTTGGTGTAACTGGAATGGTAGGAAGTGTAATGTTGAAAGTTTTAAAAGAACGTAATTTCAAGATAACAGAATTGATTCCTGTGGCCTCTGAACGTTCAGTAGGAAAACAAGTAGAATATGACGGAAAAGAGTATTCGGTAGTTGGTTTACAAACCGCTGTTGAAATGGCTCCTGATATCGCTATTTTTTCTGCTGGTGGAGATACGTCTTTAGAATGGGCACCAAAATTTGCTGAAGTTGGAACAACTGTAATTGATAATTCATCTGCTTGGAGAATGGATCCAACTAAAAAATTAATCGTTCCTGAAATTAATGCATCAGAATTAACTAAAGAAGATAAAATTATTGCAAATCCTAATTGCTCTACAATTCAATTGGTAATGGCATTGAATCCTCTTCATAAAAAATACCAAATGAAACGTGTGGTAATTTCAACATACCAATCTGTTTCTGGAACTGGTGTAAAAGCTGTTCAACAAATGGAAAATGAAATGCAAGGTATATCAGGAGATATGGCATATCATTATCCAATTCATAGAAATGCAATTCCACATTGTGATGTGTTTCTTGAAAATGGATATACTAAAGAAGAAATGAAATTGGTTCGTGAACCACAAAAAATATTAAATGATAAAACTGTTGCATATACTGCCACTGCTGTAAGAATTCCAACTGCAGGAGGGCATAGTGAAGCGGTAAATGTAGAGTTTGAAAAAGAATTTGACGTTTCTGATATCCGAAGAATATTAAGTGAAACCGACGGTGTTACAGTTCAAGATAATTTAGATACAAATACCTATCCGATGCCAATGTATGCACACGATAAAGATGATGTTTTTGTTGGAAGAATCCGAAGAGATTTATCGCAACCTAACTCTTTAAACATGTGGATAGTTGCAGATAATTTACGTAAAGGTGCGGCAACAAATGCTGTACAAATTGCTGAATATTTAGTAGCAAATAAATTAGTATAA
- a CDS encoding glycerol-3-phosphate dehydrogenase/oxidase — MNNRQESIKKLTSEEFDLLIIGGGITGAGIALDASSRGMKVALVEKNDFASGTSSKSTKLIHGGLRYLKQFDFWLVKEVGSERAIVHKLAPHLVIPEKMILPLIKNGTYGSWLTSIGLKIYDILASVEGDDKRKMLDKKEALKIEPLLPEKILEGAGYYAEYRTDDARLTLEVIKTALNYNAVALNYCKANEFIYEEEKVRGVEVEDLIANKKFKIKAKYVVNATGPWVDTVRQINHSKIGKRLHLTKGVHLVIAHEKLPINQAVYFDVPDGRMMFAIPRGKITYIGTTDTNYQEDKDNVAVSAVDAVYLISAVNNMFPTINLTLDDIQSSWAGLRPLIHEEGKSASELSRKDEIFVSETELISIAGGKLTGYRKMAERIVDIVAKKYKKRYEKKYKSIKTEKITLTGGDFKNYKKVIKYQESVFEQLKSDGFSQKDVNYLVHNYGTQTDEILKKYQEIKSDNAQISLAKAELWFSLNYEMAQTPSDFFIRRTGRLYFDIESIKILKTAILNEFKSFFNWDDKTLKKHELKLDQAVHEATNFTH, encoded by the coding sequence ATGAATAATAGACAGGAAAGTATTAAAAAATTAACCTCTGAAGAATTTGATTTGCTAATTATAGGTGGCGGAATTACTGGAGCAGGAATAGCGTTGGATGCTTCATCAAGAGGAATGAAAGTTGCCTTGGTTGAAAAAAATGATTTTGCCTCAGGTACAAGTAGTAAATCAACCAAATTAATTCATGGTGGATTGCGTTATTTAAAGCAATTTGATTTTTGGTTGGTTAAAGAAGTTGGCTCTGAAAGAGCGATTGTTCATAAACTGGCCCCTCATCTTGTAATTCCAGAAAAAATGATTTTACCATTGATTAAAAATGGAACTTATGGTTCTTGGTTAACTTCAATTGGTTTAAAAATATATGATATTCTGGCAAGTGTTGAAGGTGATGATAAGCGAAAAATGCTAGATAAAAAAGAAGCTTTGAAAATTGAACCACTATTGCCAGAAAAAATATTAGAAGGAGCAGGATATTATGCAGAATATAGAACTGATGATGCTCGATTGACATTAGAAGTAATAAAAACGGCTTTGAATTATAATGCTGTTGCCTTAAATTATTGTAAAGCAAATGAATTTATCTATGAAGAAGAAAAAGTTAGAGGTGTTGAAGTTGAAGATTTAATCGCTAATAAAAAATTTAAAATTAAGGCAAAATATGTTGTGAATGCAACAGGACCTTGGGTAGATACCGTTCGACAAATAAATCATTCTAAAATAGGTAAGCGATTACATTTAACAAAAGGTGTTCATCTTGTTATTGCTCATGAAAAACTTCCTATAAATCAGGCCGTTTATTTCGATGTTCCTGATGGTAGAATGATGTTTGCAATTCCTAGGGGAAAAATCACATATATAGGAACTACAGATACCAATTATCAAGAAGATAAAGATAATGTTGCTGTTTCTGCAGTAGATGCTGTTTATTTGATAAGTGCTGTAAATAATATGTTCCCAACAATTAATTTAACCTTAGACGATATACAATCTAGTTGGGCTGGGTTACGACCTTTGATTCATGAAGAGGGAAAATCGGCTTCTGAGTTATCTCGAAAAGATGAAATTTTTGTTTCTGAAACCGAACTCATTTCTATCGCAGGTGGTAAACTTACTGGCTATCGAAAAATGGCTGAACGCATAGTAGATATAGTCGCTAAAAAGTATAAAAAACGCTATGAAAAAAAATACAAGAGTATTAAAACTGAAAAAATTACTTTAACTGGTGGTGATTTTAAGAATTATAAAAAGGTAATTAAGTATCAAGAATCTGTTTTTGAACAATTAAAATCTGATGGTTTTTCACAAAAAGATGTAAACTATTTAGTTCATAATTATGGAACTCAAACAGACGAGATACTGAAAAAATATCAAGAAATTAAAAGTGATAACGCTCAAATTTCATTAGCAAAAGCAGAATTATGGTTTTCTTTGAATTATGAAATGGCTCAAACACCATCAGACTTTTTTATAAGAAGAACGGGGAGATTATACTTCGATATAGAAAGTATTAAAATATTGAAAACGGCTATATTAAATGAATTTAAATCGTTCTTTAATTGGGATGATAAAACTTTAAAAAAACACGAATTAAAACTAGACCAAGCAGTTCATGAAGCAACTAATTTCACTCATTAA
- the trhO gene encoding oxygen-dependent tRNA uridine(34) hydroxylase TrhO — protein sequence MQLYNKLSAEERAKLIDEAGKERLTISFYKYHHIKNPQVFRDHLFLEWDKLDVLGRIYVSDEGINAQLSVPAEKFNQFKIHLDSISFLENVRLNIAVEQDNKSFLKLKVKVRDKIVADGLNDDTFDVTDIGVHLKAKEFNEMLADPNTVCVDMRNHYESEIGHFDGAVTPDVDTFRDSLDIIEEDLKDNKEDKNLLMYCTGGIRCEKASAYYKHKGFKNVFQLEGGIINYVRQVNAEGLENKFVGKNFVFDHRRAERISDDVVSNCHQCGEPCDEHVNCENEACHLLFIQCKSCQEKMDTCCSIECKEINALPFEKQKALRKGTHNSNKIFKKGRSEVLKFKK from the coding sequence ATGCAACTGTACAATAAGTTAAGCGCTGAAGAACGCGCCAAATTAATAGATGAAGCGGGAAAGGAAAGATTGACAATATCTTTTTATAAGTATCATCACATAAAAAATCCACAAGTTTTTAGAGACCACCTTTTCTTAGAATGGGACAAATTAGACGTTTTAGGTCGAATTTATGTTTCAGATGAAGGAATTAATGCTCAGTTATCAGTTCCTGCAGAAAAATTTAATCAATTTAAAATACATTTAGATTCTATTTCTTTTTTAGAAAATGTAAGATTAAATATTGCTGTAGAACAAGACAATAAATCATTTTTAAAGTTAAAGGTAAAAGTGAGAGATAAGATTGTTGCTGATGGATTAAATGACGACACTTTTGATGTTACTGACATAGGAGTGCATTTAAAAGCTAAAGAATTTAATGAAATGCTTGCCGATCCAAATACGGTTTGTGTCGATATGCGTAATCATTATGAAAGTGAAATTGGACACTTTGATGGAGCAGTAACTCCTGATGTTGATACATTTAGAGATTCTTTAGATATTATTGAAGAAGATTTAAAAGACAACAAAGAAGATAAGAATTTATTGATGTATTGTACGGGCGGAATTCGTTGTGAAAAAGCGAGTGCTTACTATAAACATAAAGGGTTTAAAAACGTTTTTCAATTAGAAGGGGGAATCATAAATTATGTGCGTCAAGTGAACGCGGAAGGATTAGAAAATAAATTTGTTGGAAAAAACTTTGTATTTGATCATCGAAGAGCCGAGAGGATATCTGATGATGTTGTTTCTAATTGTCACCAATGTGGAGAACCTTGTGATGAACATGTAAATTGTGAAAATGAAGCATGTCATTTACTTTTTATACAATGTAAATCTTGTCAAGAAAAAATGGACACATGTTGTTCAATTGAATGTAAAGAAATAAATGCGCTTCCATTTGAAAAACAAAAAGCATTGAGAAAGGGTACACACAATAGTAATAAGATTTTCAAAAAAGGACGATCAGAAGTTCTTAAATTTAAGAAGTAA
- a CDS encoding MIP/aquaporin family protein has product MSIYVAEFLGTFLLILLGGGVVASVLLKNSKAENSGWNTIVITWGIAVTFAIYAVGKISGAHINPAVTLGLAFAGDFPWEKVLGFIIAQISGAFAGATLVWIFYIPHWSATEDKLKKLSVFSTVPAMRSYIHNFVSEMIASSVLIFGIFFIGINEFTEGLNPIVVGGLVVLIGYGLGATTGYAINPARDFGPRLAHYIMPINGKGDSDWSYAFIPILAPILGGFLGASLYKILYEQEYLLKYWIVIIVAVLILTTAVYKSFNLEKK; this is encoded by the coding sequence ATGTCAATTTATGTTGCTGAATTTCTTGGAACATTTCTGCTTATTTTATTAGGAGGAGGTGTAGTTGCAAGTGTTTTACTTAAAAACTCAAAAGCAGAAAATTCTGGATGGAATACGATAGTTATTACTTGGGGAATTGCAGTAACTTTTGCCATTTATGCTGTTGGAAAAATAAGTGGTGCACATATAAATCCTGCTGTAACATTAGGATTGGCTTTTGCTGGAGATTTCCCCTGGGAAAAAGTCTTAGGATTTATAATAGCACAAATTAGCGGGGCTTTTGCTGGTGCAACTTTAGTGTGGATATTTTATATTCCTCATTGGAGCGCAACAGAAGATAAATTAAAAAAGTTGTCTGTTTTTTCAACTGTCCCTGCAATGCGATCATACATACATAATTTTGTTAGTGAAATGATTGCAAGTTCGGTTTTAATTTTTGGAATATTTTTTATTGGTATAAACGAATTTACTGAAGGTTTAAATCCAATTGTTGTAGGTGGATTAGTTGTTTTAATAGGTTATGGTTTAGGAGCAACCACGGGTTACGCAATAAATCCTGCAAGAGATTTTGGACCTCGATTAGCACATTATATCATGCCAATAAATGGTAAAGGAGATTCAGACTGGAGTTATGCTTTTATCCCAATATTAGCGCCTATTTTAGGTGGTTTTTTAGGAGCTTCTTTATATAAAATACTTTATGAACAAGAATATTTATTAAAATACTGGATTGTTATTATAGTTGCTGTATTAATTCTTACTACAGCTGTTTATAAGAGTTTCAATCTTGAAAAAAAATAA
- the ricT gene encoding regulatory iron-sulfur-containing complex subunit RicT, with protein MSCNSCSTDKSGVPKGCKSNGNCATGSCDKLTVFDWLSNMTLPNGQAPFNIVEVRFKNGRKHFFKNENLQLCMGEVVAVEGNPGHDVGTVSLTGELVRIQLKKKGFSIDSEEIKKVYRKASQRDIEIWQNAREKEIETQRRGREILGRLGLKMKLSDVEYQGDGNKATFYYTADERVDFRQLIRDLASAFSIRVEMKQVGLRQEAARLGGVGSCGRELCCSTWLTDFRKVNTAAARYQQLSLNPQKLAGQCGKLKCCLNFELDSYLDALRKFPKQDTILKTEKGDAVFVKMDIFKEEFWYTYKNDSFKWYKLDLEQLKEIIEMNKGGEVVSSLEDYELEIAPEVKVDFENVVGQDSLTRFDKPKTKNRRRNRNSNSQNQVKTIQQKSRPKKKRTQGQPKPQSQPKTTNQQKRKRPPRPQKPKGQALQKQQQPKNQGQVKPQKPQNKNKNRNRNKPNSSEQKDA; from the coding sequence ATGAGCTGTAATTCTTGCTCTACTGATAAAAGTGGTGTTCCAAAAGGTTGTAAAAGTAATGGAAATTGTGCGACTGGAAGTTGTGACAAACTAACAGTTTTCGATTGGCTTTCAAATATGACTTTACCTAACGGACAAGCACCTTTTAACATTGTAGAGGTTCGTTTTAAAAACGGACGAAAACATTTTTTTAAAAATGAAAACCTACAATTGTGTATGGGTGAGGTAGTTGCTGTAGAAGGAAATCCTGGGCATGATGTTGGTACTGTTTCTTTAACAGGAGAACTTGTGCGTATTCAATTGAAAAAAAAGGGGTTTTCTATTGATAGTGAAGAGATAAAAAAAGTTTATAGAAAAGCATCCCAGCGTGATATTGAAATTTGGCAAAATGCGAGAGAGAAAGAGATAGAAACTCAAAGAAGAGGTCGTGAAATTTTAGGACGCTTAGGTCTTAAAATGAAATTATCTGATGTTGAATATCAAGGAGACGGAAACAAGGCGACTTTCTATTATACTGCCGATGAAAGAGTAGATTTTCGTCAGTTAATTCGAGATTTAGCAAGCGCGTTTAGCATAAGAGTAGAAATGAAACAAGTTGGTTTGCGACAAGAAGCAGCAAGACTGGGTGGAGTTGGCTCTTGTGGACGAGAGTTGTGTTGTTCAACATGGTTAACAGATTTTAGAAAGGTAAATACGGCTGCTGCACGTTACCAACAATTATCTTTGAATCCTCAAAAATTGGCAGGGCAATGTGGAAAATTAAAATGTTGTTTAAACTTTGAATTAGATTCTTATTTAGACGCTTTACGAAAATTTCCAAAACAAGATACAATTCTTAAAACAGAAAAAGGAGATGCTGTTTTTGTAAAAATGGATATTTTCAAAGAGGAGTTTTGGTATACCTACAAAAATGATTCATTTAAATGGTACAAGTTGGATTTAGAACAACTTAAAGAAATTATTGAAATGAATAAAGGTGGAGAAGTCGTTTCTTCTTTAGAGGATTATGAATTAGAAATAGCACCAGAAGTTAAGGTAGATTTTGAAAATGTTGTTGGTCAGGATAGTTTGACAAGATTTGATAAACCTAAGACAAAGAATCGTAGACGAAACAGAAATTCTAATTCTCAAAATCAGGTAAAAACTATACAGCAAAAAAGTAGACCTAAGAAAAAAAGGACTCAAGGACAGCCAAAACCTCAGAGCCAACCTAAAACTACAAACCAACAAAAAAGAAAAAGACCGCCTAGGCCTCAAAAACCAAAAGGTCAAGCACTACAAAAACAACAACAGCCTAAAAACCAAGGTCAGGTAAAGCCTCAAAAACCTCAAAATAAAAATAAAAACCGTAATCGGAATAAACCTAACAGTAGTGAGCAGAAAGATGCGTAA
- a CDS encoding Kelch repeat-containing protein: protein MKTKFLLLFLLLFIGISQAQTIKGIVFDSETNRPLNGVHVYTKNEKNVTLTNEKGEFTLKLWSKIDENDLIYFSFLGYKTNSVSYLGALKTYKVFMTKEINTLDGVTIYKKNQLKLRIDYQKLNEMPEAIYSFGSCLVGNKIYTIGGDASFQIDGVKKTIYENPGEENMLKLYKKATSIYNKQIFKPSLNIYNIDTDTWSTSEAVFKKRAYHNVIYDKKEEKIYVIGGKNRSKKGVFEYLDNQIEIFDLEDNTITIDNTNPHPGVDFESFIYEDNIIVMGGSTKIFKNGRINYSKKVHFYNTNSGFWYELQDMPKGKEIKGTLIGDKIYVFGGFDDKTLTQIETYDLITGDWELIGNMNINLKKPAITNFGSDIFLFENKKMFVYNINSKELKEYSIDLSMVASEMLCFNQKLYIVGGYIENEYSIIPSKDMYSIDLKEFEVTKLSNIRSLNE from the coding sequence ATGAAAACGAAATTTTTACTTCTATTTCTACTTTTATTTATCGGTATTTCTCAAGCACAGACTATTAAAGGAATAGTATTTGATAGCGAAACCAATAGACCATTAAACGGTGTACATGTTTACACTAAGAACGAAAAAAATGTCACTTTAACAAATGAAAAAGGAGAATTTACTTTAAAACTTTGGTCAAAAATTGATGAAAACGACTTAATTTATTTTTCTTTTTTAGGGTATAAAACCAATTCTGTAAGTTATTTAGGTGCTTTAAAAACGTATAAAGTTTTTATGACTAAAGAAATTAATACATTAGATGGAGTTACAATCTATAAAAAAAACCAATTAAAATTACGAATAGATTATCAAAAACTAAACGAAATGCCCGAGGCAATTTACTCTTTTGGATCATGTCTAGTTGGAAATAAAATATATACTATCGGCGGTGATGCATCTTTTCAGATAGATGGAGTTAAAAAAACAATCTATGAAAACCCAGGTGAAGAGAATATGCTTAAATTGTATAAAAAGGCAACATCTATTTATAATAAACAAATTTTTAAACCTTCGTTAAATATTTATAATATTGATACCGATACTTGGTCAACTTCAGAAGCTGTTTTTAAAAAACGAGCATATCATAATGTGATTTATGATAAAAAAGAAGAAAAAATATATGTTATTGGTGGAAAAAACAGATCTAAAAAAGGAGTTTTTGAATATTTAGATAATCAAATTGAGATTTTTGATTTAGAAGATAATACTATAACAATTGACAATACTAATCCTCATCCAGGAGTAGATTTTGAGTCTTTTATTTATGAAGATAATATTATTGTTATGGGCGGTTCAACGAAGATCTTTAAAAACGGTAGAATAAACTATTCAAAAAAAGTACATTTTTACAATACTAATTCTGGTTTTTGGTATGAACTGCAAGATATGCCAAAAGGAAAAGAAATTAAAGGGACTTTGATTGGTGATAAAATATATGTTTTTGGAGGTTTTGACGACAAAACGTTAACTCAAATTGAAACGTATGATTTAATAACAGGTGACTGGGAACTAATAGGAAATATGAATATTAATTTAAAGAAACCTGCAATTACAAATTTCGGAAGTGATATCTTTTTATTTGAAAACAAAAAGATGTTTGTCTATAATATCAATTCTAAAGAATTAAAAGAATATTCAATAGACTTATCTATGGTTGCTTCAGAGATGCTTTGTTTCAATCAAAAGTTGTATATCGTTGGTGGATATATTGAAAATGAATACTCAATAATACCTTCTAAGGATATGTATAGTATCGATCTAAAGGAATTTGAAGTAACAAAATTATCAAATATTCGTAGTCTTAATGAGTGA
- the glpK gene encoding glycerol kinase GlpK: protein MSKKYIIALDQGTTSSRSVLFDEKGSQIAIEQQEFEQIFPKSGWVEHDPMEILKTQLTTFENLIENNNIDIHSIAGIGITNQRETTVVWNKKTGVPIYNAIVWQDKRTAYICEELKKKSLSHYVKQNTGLVIDSYFSGTKIKWILDHVESARVLAENEDLLFGTIDTWLVWNLTEKKVHVTDYSNASRTLIFNIKILKWDDNLLDELDIPKSMLPEVKPSSFHFGDFEYNGHKIPIGGIAGDQQAALFGQACFKKGEAKNTYGTGCFLLMNTGKKMQLSENGLLTTIAWGIEDNVYYALEGSVFIGGAAIQWLRDGLQIIDSAHETEKIAAELTDENPVYVVPAFAGLGAPYWDMYAKGAIFGLTRDTGKNHIVRATLDSIAYQSKDLILAMEQDSGVPLKSLKVDGGACNNNVLMQFQSDILNTEIERPKNTESTALGVAYLTGITIGLWKQEDIIINKKIERKFVPKMDKNKRNQLYKGWKKAIKRTMNWSDE, encoded by the coding sequence ATGTCAAAAAAATATATCATTGCTCTAGACCAAGGAACTACAAGTTCACGTTCAGTCTTATTTGACGAAAAAGGAAGCCAAATTGCTATTGAGCAACAAGAATTTGAGCAAATTTTTCCAAAATCAGGTTGGGTTGAACATGATCCAATGGAAATATTAAAAACACAGTTAACTACTTTTGAAAATTTGATTGAAAACAATAATATTGACATTCATTCAATTGCAGGGATAGGTATTACTAATCAACGTGAAACTACTGTGGTTTGGAATAAAAAAACAGGAGTTCCTATTTATAACGCAATCGTGTGGCAAGATAAAAGAACGGCATATATCTGTGAAGAATTAAAGAAAAAGAGTCTATCTCATTATGTAAAACAAAATACTGGGCTGGTTATTGATTCTTACTTTTCGGGAACAAAAATTAAATGGATTTTAGATCATGTTGAAAGTGCTAGGGTACTAGCTGAAAATGAAGATTTATTATTTGGCACAATTGATACGTGGTTAGTTTGGAATTTAACTGAAAAAAAGGTTCATGTAACTGATTATTCAAACGCTTCAAGAACATTAATCTTTAATATAAAAATCCTTAAGTGGGATGATAATTTACTTGATGAATTAGATATTCCTAAAAGTATGTTACCAGAAGTGAAACCATCTTCATTTCATTTTGGAGATTTTGAATATAATGGTCATAAAATTCCGATTGGAGGAATTGCAGGAGATCAACAAGCAGCGCTTTTTGGACAAGCTTGTTTCAAAAAAGGCGAAGCAAAAAACACCTATGGAACGGGCTGTTTTTTATTGATGAATACTGGTAAAAAAATGCAACTTTCTGAAAATGGATTGTTAACTACTATTGCTTGGGGAATAGAAGACAACGTTTATTATGCGTTAGAAGGAAGTGTCTTTATTGGTGGCGCAGCCATTCAATGGCTTCGTGATGGTTTACAAATTATTGATTCGGCCCATGAAACAGAAAAAATTGCTGCTGAATTAACCGATGAAAATCCCGTATATGTTGTTCCTGCTTTTGCTGGTTTAGGAGCACCTTATTGGGATATGTATGCAAAAGGAGCCATCTTTGGTTTAACAAGAGATACTGGTAAAAATCATATTGTTAGAGCCACCTTAGATTCTATTGCTTATCAATCAAAAGATTTAATTCTAGCCATGGAACAAGATAGTGGTGTTCCATTAAAATCATTAAAAGTTGACGGCGGAGCATGTAATAATAATGTGTTAATGCAATTTCAATCAGATATTCTGAACACCGAAATTGAAAGACCAAAAAATACTGAATCTACCGCTCTTGGTGTTGCTTATTTAACAGGAATTACCATTGGATTGTGGAAACAAGAAGACATAATTATTAATAAAAAAATTGAACGAAAATTTGTCCCAAAAATGGATAAAAATAAAAGAAATCAACTCTATAAGGGTTGGAAAAAAGCAATTAAAAGAACAATGAATTGGAGTGATGAATAA